A single region of the Mannheimia bovis genome encodes:
- a CDS encoding homocysteine S-methyltransferase family protein — MSITILDGGMSRELMRRNAPFHQPEWSAAALYEGPHFVQAVHEDFIAHGAEVITTDSYAVVPFHIGEKRFSADGKSLADLAGRLAKQAVKNSGNFATQIAGSLPPMFGSYRADLIKMERFAEIAQPLIDGLSPYVDIWLCETQSAIIEPISIKALLPKDNRPLWVSFTLIDDEPTTEPRLRSGETVKQAVEEMVALGVQAILFNCCQPEVIGEALAVTQKTLAELNATHIRTGAYANAFAPQPKDATANDGLDEVRKDLDPNAYLAWAKKWTEQGATIIGGCCGIGVEYIETLAKNLK, encoded by the coding sequence ATGTCAATCACAATATTAGACGGCGGAATGAGCCGTGAATTAATGCGTCGTAACGCTCCTTTCCATCAGCCCGAATGGTCTGCTGCCGCTTTGTATGAAGGTCCACACTTTGTGCAAGCTGTTCACGAAGATTTTATCGCTCACGGAGCAGAAGTTATTACTACCGATAGCTATGCTGTTGTACCTTTTCACATCGGCGAAAAACGTTTTTCCGCTGATGGCAAAAGTTTGGCTGATTTGGCTGGTCGTCTTGCTAAACAAGCGGTCAAAAATTCAGGAAATTTTGCAACTCAAATTGCCGGTTCGCTTCCACCGATGTTTGGTTCTTACCGAGCGGATCTGATAAAAATGGAACGTTTTGCAGAAATTGCTCAACCCTTAATTGATGGGCTTTCGCCTTATGTAGATATTTGGTTATGCGAAACTCAAAGTGCCATTATTGAACCCATTTCAATCAAAGCACTATTACCAAAAGATAACCGCCCATTATGGGTTTCGTTCACACTCATTGATGATGAACCAACTACAGAGCCGAGATTACGCTCAGGAGAGACGGTAAAACAAGCAGTAGAGGAAATGGTAGCATTAGGTGTGCAAGCCATTTTATTTAACTGTTGCCAACCCGAAGTGATTGGTGAAGCCTTAGCGGTTACGCAAAAAACGTTAGCTGAACTCAATGCAACTCATATCCGCACAGGAGCTTATGCTAATGCGTTCGCACCTCAGCCTAAAGATGCAACCGCTAATGACGGCTTAGACGAAGTTCGTAAAGATTTAGATCCGAATGCTTATTTAGCGTGGGCAA
- a CDS encoding HlyD family secretion protein → MKKLLIATLVVFAAGGAYLWQQIQGERTELSGIVAVNGRLELERLDVATLYAGKVEEILVKEGQNVEKNQPLVRFSSTQSQSQVTSAEAQISAAKAQVESAKAQKLRAEEAVARASAEMSAQQQQVSVAKLELDNARKLRRENLVSASELERRQAAHKAALAAVETAKAARAEAQAAVNQAKAVISQAEATVNQAEAAANQATSQNDDMLIKAPIAGRVEYRIVDVGNVVGMGAKVVSLLDTKDVYLNVFLPAYQSNNIKIGEEARIKIDGTDYVFPAYIGYVASEAQFTPKSVETLEERTKLMFKVKLQIPEEIAQQYVGFFKGGMTAMGYVKYDSSLDWSETLSVKLPESR, encoded by the coding sequence ATGAAGAAATTATTAATTGCAACTTTGGTTGTTTTTGCTGCAGGTGGGGCTTATTTGTGGCAGCAAATACAGGGTGAGCGTACGGAATTGTCAGGGATTGTTGCAGTAAATGGACGCTTGGAGTTAGAACGTTTAGATGTTGCAACCCTTTATGCAGGAAAAGTAGAAGAAATTTTAGTTAAAGAGGGGCAAAACGTTGAGAAAAATCAACCGCTTGTACGCTTTTCTTCTACGCAATCACAAAGCCAAGTAACTTCCGCAGAGGCTCAAATTTCCGCTGCGAAAGCTCAAGTAGAAAGTGCCAAAGCTCAAAAATTACGTGCAGAAGAAGCAGTAGCTCGAGCTTCTGCGGAAATGAGTGCTCAGCAACAGCAAGTCTCTGTTGCTAAATTAGAATTAGATAATGCAAGAAAATTACGCCGTGAAAATTTAGTTTCTGCCAGTGAACTAGAACGCCGACAAGCGGCTCATAAAGCAGCTTTAGCGGCAGTTGAAACCGCAAAAGCAGCAAGAGCAGAAGCTCAGGCGGCAGTTAATCAAGCAAAGGCAGTGATTTCTCAAGCAGAAGCAACGGTTAATCAAGCTGAAGCAGCAGCCAACCAAGCGACTTCACAAAATGATGATATGTTAATTAAAGCACCCATTGCAGGTAGAGTAGAGTATCGCATTGTTGATGTCGGCAATGTAGTAGGTATGGGGGCAAAAGTGGTGAGTTTGCTTGATACTAAAGATGTTTACTTAAATGTATTTTTACCTGCGTATCAGTCGAATAATATCAAAATAGGTGAAGAAGCCCGCATTAAAATTGATGGCACAGACTATGTTTTCCCTGCATACATTGGCTATGTAGCGAGTGAAGCTCAATTTACGCCAAAATCGGTGGAGACATTGGAGGAACGCACAAAATTAATGTTTAAAGTGAAGCTACAAATTCCAGAGGAAATTGCCCAACAATATGTTGGATTTTTCAAGGGCGGTATGACAGCAATGGGTTATGTGAAATATGATAGCAGCTTGGATTGGTCTGAAACATTATCTGTAAAACTGCCAGAGAGCCGATAA
- a CDS encoding TetR/AcrR family transcriptional regulator has translation MKKEDPRITRTKEIIHQAFITTLEKQDYDDITVQDILNNAKINRSTFYKHYLNKDHLATDIIEKLKNKSLIPLLEERFSTPTLEFAIKAAPVINTLRHTLQTLWKIDTHRISLKRQIQEEVKKKYIDVISTRKSLNDIDAEFQGKLFATLSIAMMEHVVMSDNPVNPMVIQTNLQEVLSYFSLE, from the coding sequence ATGAAAAAAGAAGATCCTAGAATTACCCGCACAAAAGAGATTATCCACCAAGCTTTCATTACAACGCTTGAAAAGCAAGATTATGATGACATTACGGTGCAAGATATCTTAAATAATGCCAAAATTAACCGATCCACCTTTTATAAGCACTATTTAAATAAAGACCATCTGGCAACCGATATTATCGAAAAACTCAAAAACAAATCTCTTATTCCTCTTCTTGAAGAGCGTTTTAGTACCCCTACTCTGGAATTTGCAATCAAAGCAGCTCCTGTTATTAATACACTTCGCCACACATTACAGACCTTATGGAAAATTGATACCCACCGTATTAGCTTAAAAAGGCAAATTCAAGAAGAAGTAAAAAAGAAATACATTGACGTTATTTCAACACGAAAAAGTCTTAATGATATTGATGCAGAGTTTCAAGGTAAACTCTTTGCAACGCTTTCTATTGCAATGATGGAACACGTTGTGATGTCAGATAATCCGGTCAATCCGATGGTAATACAAACTAATCTCCAAGAAGTGCTTTCTTATTTTAGCTTGGAATAA
- the rbbA gene encoding ribosome-associated ATPase/putative transporter RbbA produces the protein MTELAVKISNLRHTYKNTVAVDNVSLEIPKGRTVGLIGPDGVGKSTLLSLIAGVKILQQGKISLFGLDVAKAKDRDILTHKVAFMPQGLGKNLYLTLSIYENIDFHARMFGLSPSQRKARIHRLLKATGLLPFADRAAGKLSGGMKQKLSLCCALVHSPELLILDEPTTGVDPLSRRQFWELVEELRAETPEMTVIIATAYIDEAEGFEYVMAMDDGKLIVDKPTQTVIAETNSQNLEQAYIKLLPPEKRGAVDGLIIPPFEPLKDEPPVIVAEGLTKKFGDFVSVDNVSFVIPKGEIFGFLGSNGCGKSTTMKMLTGLLEPTEGSALLLGQPIDASNIDTRKRVGYMSQAFSLYEELTVQENLELHAKLYQIPRSEWSHYVNNAMNQFDLADLAEEKPLSLPLGIRQRLQLAAACLHKPEVLILDEPTSGVDPAARDMFWEYLIKLSREDRITIFVTTHFMNEAARCDRISFMHRGKVLGVGTPEELRLGKNAKTLEEAFIIYLEEQNDEVTASKETVDNEEQVNSSLQAVKNQQFFANGLSVIWTFAVREGKELLRDNIRLLFALLGPLVMLLAMGSSISFDIRPLNFTVLDHDNSSESRKLIEAFSGSPYFIRQDNIYSIDEINLSLQTGKVKLVLEIPSDFGRDLLAQRMPEVGIFIDGAFPSTAENLQGSAQGVIGQYIKEMLRENGISVNMPSVTEPRMIYNQDFKSVFAMTPGIIMLAMMLVPPMMTALSVVREKEMGTIMNLYGSPASQFQFLLGKQLPYIALSFISYLIMVLAAIFVFGVPIKGSITAMFLGVLLAICASTGFGLLVSSFVKSQVAAIFAAAIISIVPTINFSGMMYPVSRLDENVQLVSKIFPGAWFQQISLGGFTKGLGFADFLQPYLALAAIYAVYLALATFALKKQEK, from the coding sequence ATGACTGAACTTGCGGTTAAAATTAGCAATCTTCGCCATACTTATAAAAACACAGTGGCGGTTGATAATGTTTCGCTTGAAATTCCGAAAGGCAGAACAGTTGGGCTGATTGGACCTGATGGCGTGGGGAAATCAACTTTGCTCTCGCTGATTGCCGGGGTAAAAATTCTTCAGCAGGGAAAGATTTCGCTGTTTGGTTTAGATGTAGCAAAAGCGAAAGACCGAGATATCTTAACCCATAAAGTAGCCTTTATGCCGCAAGGGTTAGGGAAAAACCTCTATCTCACGCTTTCTATTTACGAAAATATTGATTTCCACGCCCGAATGTTTGGGTTATCTCCAAGCCAGCGGAAAGCACGCATTCATCGCTTGCTAAAAGCAACGGGGCTGCTGCCCTTTGCCGATAGAGCAGCAGGTAAACTTTCAGGCGGAATGAAGCAAAAACTCAGCCTATGCTGTGCGTTAGTGCATAGCCCTGAATTACTGATTTTAGATGAGCCAACAACGGGAGTTGATCCGCTTTCACGCCGTCAATTTTGGGAGTTAGTTGAAGAGTTGCGTGCTGAAACACCAGAGATGACAGTGATTATCGCCACCGCCTATATTGATGAAGCCGAAGGTTTTGAATATGTGATGGCAATGGACGATGGTAAGCTAATTGTTGATAAACCCACTCAAACTGTTATTGCTGAAACAAACAGCCAAAATTTAGAACAAGCCTATATCAAATTATTGCCACCTGAAAAACGAGGGGCAGTAGATGGCTTGATTATCCCACCTTTTGAGCCATTAAAAGATGAGCCGCCTGTTATTGTGGCGGAAGGTTTAACCAAGAAATTTGGCGATTTTGTTTCAGTAGATAATGTGAGCTTCGTTATCCCTAAAGGTGAAATTTTCGGCTTTTTAGGCTCTAACGGCTGTGGCAAATCCACCACAATGAAAATGCTAACTGGCTTACTTGAGCCCACAGAAGGCTCTGCATTATTGCTTGGTCAGCCAATTGATGCGAGCAATATTGATACTCGAAAGCGAGTGGGGTATATGTCGCAAGCATTTTCACTTTATGAAGAGCTAACAGTACAAGAAAATCTTGAACTACACGCCAAACTTTATCAAATTCCGCGTAGTGAATGGTCTCATTATGTTAATAATGCAATGAACCAATTTGACCTTGCCGATTTAGCTGAGGAAAAACCTTTATCGTTACCACTTGGCATTCGACAACGCTTACAGCTTGCCGCTGCTTGTCTGCATAAACCTGAAGTGTTGATTTTAGATGAACCTACTTCTGGGGTTGATCCGGCAGCTCGTGATATGTTTTGGGAGTATTTAATTAAACTTTCCAGAGAAGATCGTATTACCATTTTCGTTACTACCCATTTTATGAATGAGGCGGCTCGTTGTGATCGCATTTCTTTTATGCACCGAGGAAAAGTACTTGGCGTTGGCACACCTGAAGAATTAAGGTTAGGCAAAAATGCGAAAACACTTGAAGAAGCCTTTATTATTTATTTAGAAGAGCAAAATGATGAAGTAACTGCTTCAAAAGAAACTGTTGATAACGAAGAGCAAGTAAATAGTTCATTACAAGCGGTCAAAAATCAGCAGTTTTTTGCAAATGGGCTGAGTGTCATCTGGACTTTTGCGGTGCGTGAAGGAAAAGAACTGTTAAGAGACAATATACGTTTACTATTCGCTTTGCTTGGACCACTGGTAATGCTGTTGGCGATGGGCTCAAGCATTTCTTTTGATATCAGACCTTTAAATTTTACCGTGCTTGATCACGATAATAGCTCAGAAAGCCGTAAATTGATTGAAGCCTTTTCCGGCTCGCCTTATTTTATTCGGCAAGACAATATTTATTCGATAGATGAGATAAACCTCAGCCTGCAAACGGGTAAGGTTAAATTAGTGCTAGAAATTCCGTCTGATTTTGGTCGGGATCTTTTAGCCCAAAGAATGCCTGAGGTAGGAATATTTATTGATGGAGCTTTCCCAAGTACCGCAGAGAATTTACAAGGCTCTGCACAGGGTGTTATCGGACAATATATAAAGGAAATGTTAAGAGAAAATGGCATTAGTGTGAATATGCCTTCTGTAACAGAGCCTCGAATGATCTATAACCAAGATTTCAAAAGTGTGTTTGCGATGACACCGGGCATTATTATGCTTGCGATGATGCTTGTGCCGCCAATGATGACCGCACTTAGTGTGGTAAGAGAAAAAGAGATGGGAACAATTATGAACCTCTACGGATCGCCTGCTTCTCAATTCCAGTTTTTGTTAGGCAAGCAGCTTCCTTATATCGCACTCTCATTTATCAGCTATTTAATTATGGTACTGGCAGCTATTTTTGTATTTGGGGTGCCGATTAAAGGCTCGATAACCGCAATGTTCTTAGGTGTGTTATTGGCAATTTGTGCTTCAACAGGTTTTGGCTTATTGGTTTCTAGTTTTGTGAAATCACAAGTAGCTGCTATTTTTGCCGCCGCAATTATTTCAATTGTACCGACTATTAACTTCTCTGGAATGATGTACCCTGTTTCTCGCTTAGATGAAAATGTACAGCTGGTTTCAAAGATTTTCCCTGGGGCTTGGTTTCAGCAAATCAGCTTAGGTGGTTTTACTAAAGGGCTTGGCTTTGCCGATTTCCTTCAACCTTATTTGGCATTGGCGGCGATTTATGCCGTTTACCTTGCATTAGCAACTTTTGCGTTGAAAAAACAGGAGAAATAA